A single region of the Oenococcus kitaharae DSM 17330 genome encodes:
- a CDS encoding stage II sporulation protein M, with translation MAVFRNRFSQVFLIKKKPLLTVCTVFAASFVVTAILLTLFLNYQHAATNLPIDLKSQIKDFTFVQILFKNLIVALILVSGFFLIKIPTILVLIANAAVLAFILTANIYTTGAWLYFILLVSIHGVAELTALFIAANIGFQKINLAKKQQRKQLLNRMLLVAALLALAAFLETCVTPLFWR, from the coding sequence ATGGCTGTTTTCCGGAATAGGTTTTCGCAAGTTTTTTTAATTAAAAAGAAACCTTTACTGACTGTGTGTACAGTTTTTGCTGCTAGCTTTGTGGTAACTGCGATCCTATTAACACTATTTTTAAACTACCAGCATGCTGCCACGAATTTACCAATTGATTTAAAAAGCCAGATTAAAGATTTTACTTTTGTTCAAATCCTATTTAAGAATTTAATCGTGGCCTTAATCTTAGTATCGGGATTCTTCCTGATTAAAATTCCGACGATTCTTGTGCTAATTGCGAATGCTGCGGTATTAGCTTTCATCCTGACAGCCAATATTTATACGACTGGCGCCTGGCTTTACTTTATTCTGTTAGTGAGCATCCATGGGGTGGCTGAACTGACGGCTTTGTTTATTGCGGCTAATATTGGTTTTCAGAAAATCAATCTTGCCAAGAAGCAGCAGCGAAAACAACTATTGAATAGGATGCTGCTGGTAGCTGCTTTGCTGGCTTTAGCAGCTTTTCTAGAAACTTGCGTGACCCCACTATTTTGGAGATGA
- a CDS encoding ABC transporter ATP-binding protein translates to MPNICIQNMSFAYEDAAVIKNLDLNFDYGQAYRVAGPNGVGKTTLLKLIHEDLHPDSGSVKIQSHANDNLFLSDQNTLDPHLSFNDHLSFLKSVKQLRCHEAFLTQLIEQLHMLPYLGTVTADLSLGTKKKLLFMLSLAQKPRTLILDEFFSGIDSAGMQVICGYLNAFVEEDNTLLFVTHANEKLGRLHYKTISF, encoded by the coding sequence ATGCCTAATATTTGTATTCAAAATATGTCTTTTGCCTATGAGGATGCGGCGGTTATTAAAAACTTGGATCTAAATTTTGATTATGGCCAAGCTTATCGTGTCGCCGGTCCCAACGGTGTTGGGAAAACCACTTTATTAAAATTGATTCATGAAGATTTACACCCTGATAGCGGGTCGGTAAAGATACAAAGTCACGCAAATGACAACCTTTTTTTGAGTGATCAGAATACGCTTGATCCCCATTTATCTTTTAATGACCATCTATCTTTTTTGAAGTCTGTCAAGCAGTTGAGATGTCATGAAGCTTTTTTGACTCAACTGATTGAGCAATTGCATATGCTGCCATACCTGGGCACTGTGACTGCCGATCTATCTCTGGGAACGAAAAAGAAACTCTTGTTTATGCTGTCCTTGGCCCAAAAACCGAGAACTTTAATTCTGGATGAATTTTTCTCTGGCATTGACTCAGCTGGTATGCAAGTCATTTGCGGCTATTTAAATGCTTTTGTTGAGGAAGACAATACTTTGTTATTCGTGACGCATGCCAATGAAAAACTGGGACGTTTACACTACAAGACAATATCTTTTTAG
- a CDS encoding ABC transporter transmembrane domain-containing protein, which yields MTDAANGRAHITYGLLVLLVLAYIVVDALFYFFSSYFREKWLNLTAAAVRASLMHKYLSEQQALASSRDDNKSSSFNQLTNNMAVLQDDYLRATVSIYAELCQFIIAMVISLFIQPMLCLVVLVLCLPGLFIPLLNQKLLKASKKDVLASSEKYTQILRNILDGLRTIQLFNVDRIMRHLFDRQNQDWLTKQNKDQKNRKLIGSLSQLLDNFLYLGTWVGGIYFVMNKSISLGQLVAFSQLMIFIAEPLQSASGLMADYVGGQEAAKKIQANLALQQKNPVGQTINKLKSIAYQDIVYTKKDQTILRHINFKFETDKHYLIVGKTGSGKTSFMNLPLLDKNGYTGKILINGHDQKNIDLASLRARLGVAEQSGAIFSASFQDNLSLFRQKFSKSQLQSALAQAQLSNYANGEAFAKQLSSSGHELSGGEAKRLFIARTLLGHFDYLLFDEPASGLDPHTAQAIEEMLMQLDSGWTVITHHYNEALFTFADQILVMADGEIAANGPLQDPTIQASLMKLNLLKP from the coding sequence TTGACAGATGCTGCTAACGGCAGGGCACATATCACTTATGGTTTATTGGTTCTGCTGGTATTGGCTTATATCGTTGTCGATGCACTCTTTTATTTTTTTAGTTCTTATTTCAGGGAGAAATGGTTGAATTTGACCGCTGCTGCTGTCAGAGCTAGTCTTATGCACAAATATTTATCTGAGCAGCAAGCGCTGGCTTCAAGTCGTGATGACAATAAATCCAGTTCTTTTAATCAATTAACTAATAATATGGCTGTGCTGCAAGACGATTATTTGCGTGCAACTGTGTCCATCTATGCTGAACTGTGTCAATTTATCATTGCCATGGTCATTTCACTTTTTATCCAGCCCATGCTCTGTTTGGTCGTCCTGGTGTTGTGCTTGCCCGGCCTATTTATTCCGCTTTTAAATCAAAAATTGTTGAAAGCTTCGAAAAAAGATGTCCTTGCTTCCTCGGAAAAATACACACAGATTTTGCGGAATATCTTAGATGGCTTAAGAACGATTCAGCTTTTTAATGTCGATCGCATTATGCGTCATCTTTTTGACCGCCAGAATCAAGATTGGTTGACCAAACAAAATAAAGATCAGAAAAATCGAAAACTAATTGGCAGTTTATCGCAGCTGCTTGATAATTTTCTCTATCTCGGTACTTGGGTTGGCGGGATTTATTTCGTCATGAATAAATCAATCTCATTGGGTCAGTTAGTGGCTTTTTCGCAGTTGATGATTTTTATCGCTGAACCGCTGCAGTCGGCATCGGGGCTCATGGCTGACTATGTGGGAGGTCAAGAAGCAGCCAAAAAGATTCAAGCTAATTTAGCCTTGCAGCAAAAAAATCCAGTCGGTCAAACAATTAATAAATTAAAGTCAATCGCCTATCAAGATATTGTTTATACAAAGAAGGATCAGACAATTCTTCGTCACATTAATTTCAAATTTGAGACTGACAAGCATTACTTGATTGTCGGCAAGACGGGTTCCGGCAAGACAAGCTTCATGAATCTGCCTTTGCTGGATAAAAACGGCTATACAGGTAAAATTCTGATTAATGGCCATGACCAAAAAAATATTGATCTGGCAAGTCTGCGTGCTCGCTTAGGTGTCGCTGAACAAAGTGGTGCAATTTTCTCGGCCAGTTTTCAAGATAATCTCAGTCTATTCAGGCAAAAATTTTCAAAGAGTCAGCTTCAATCAGCCCTAGCGCAAGCTCAATTAAGCAATTATGCCAATGGCGAAGCCTTCGCCAAACAGTTATCTAGTTCTGGACACGAATTATCCGGTGGTGAAGCTAAACGTTTATTTATTGCCCGAACGCTGTTGGGTCATTTTGACTATCTTCTTTTCGACGAACCTGCTAGCGGATTGGACCCGCATACAGCACAGGCGATTGAAGAGATGCTCATGCAGCTGGATTCAGGCTGGACCGTCATTACGCATCACTACAATGAGGCCTTATTTACCTTTGCCGATCAGATTTTAGTCATGGCCGATGGCGAAATTGCTGCTAACGGACCGTTACAGGATCCGACGATTCAAGCATCTTTGATGAAACTGAATTTGTTAAAACCCTAA